A single genomic interval of Plodia interpunctella isolate USDA-ARS_2022_Savannah chromosome 16, ilPloInte3.2, whole genome shotgun sequence harbors:
- the Alg7 gene encoding UDP-N-acetylglucosamine--dolichyl-phosphate N-acetylglucosaminephosphotransferase encodes MWSLIVLLVLSFVAYLFTDELIPKLKELFIKAGLFGVDLCKPTKNKIPEAVGVVSGCIFLVTCFLFIPIVFGNGLMDTAHFPHNEFAELLAALLSICCMLLLGFADDVLDLRWRYKLLLPTIASLPLLVVYYVNFNSTTFIVPWPLRPWLGLSINIGFLYYVYMGMLAVFCTNAINILAGINGLEVGQSVVISLSIVIFNAIELSGDQYKAHLFSLHIMIPYIATTFALLKHNWYPSRVFVGDTFCYVSGMTFAVVGILSHFSKTVLLFFIPQIINFLYSVPQLFHLVPCPRHRLPKYSAETDLLQPSKTVIVKRDMNILTKVIVEVASLLRLVDVREDNDSIVMNNMTLINLFLVKFGPMSEVRLTKSLLLFQIFCSCIAFTVRYPMASYFYNINN; translated from the exons ATGTGGTCActtattgttttgttagttttatcATTTGTAGCTTACCTGTTTACTGATGAATTAATACCAAAGTTAAAAGAGTTATTCATAAAGGCTGGTCTATTCGGTGTAGACTTGTGTAaacctacaaaaaataaaat ACCAGAAGCAGTCGGCGTTGTTTCTGGATGCATTTTTTTGGTGACATGTTTCCTTTTCATACCCATTGTCTTTGGCAATGGTCTTATGGATACGGCTCATTTCCCCCATAATGAG TTTGCAGAATTACTAGCAGCATTGTTATCAATATGTTGTATGCTTCTCCTCGGTTTTGCGGATGATGTGTTGGATCTGCGATGGCGGTACAAATTGCTGCTGCCAACTATTGCATCTCTCCCCTTGCTGGTCGTTTATTATGTCAATTTCAATTCAACAACTTTCATTGTACCATGGCCTTTACGACCATGGCTGGGATTGTCCATAAACATTG GGTTTTTGTACTATGTGTACATGGGGATGCTGGCTGTGTTCTGTACAAACGCTATTAACATTTTGGCGGGAATAAATGGCTTAGAAGTGGGCCAGTCAGTGGTCATATCATTgtctattgttatatttaatgctATTGAATTGAGTGGAGATCAATATAAAGCACATTTGTTCTCTCTGCACATTATGATACCCTACATAGCAACTACATTCGCATTGCTGAAACACAACTG GTACCCATCCAGGGTGTTCGTTGGAGACACATTTTGCTATGTGTCAGGGATGACATTTGCTGTGGTTGGAATCCTCAGTCATTTCAGCAAGACAGTCTTACTATTCTTCATTCCACAGATTATCAATTTCCTATATTCAGTGCCTCAGTTATTCCATCTTGTTCCATGCCCAAGACACCGCTTGCCTAAATACAGTGCGGAGACTGATTTACTCCAACCTAGTAAGACTGTAATAGTAAAAAGagatatgaatattttaaccaAAGTGATAGTAGAAGTAGCATCACTTTTGCGTTTAGTAGATGTAAGAGAAGATAATGATAGTATAGTTATGAATAATATGACTCTTATCAACCTGTTTCTTGTCAAATTCGGTCCTATGTCCGAAGTAAGGTTGACCAAAAGTCTATTGTTGTTTCAGATATTTTGCAGCTGTATTGCTTTTACTGTAAGATATCCAATggcatcatatttttataatattaataattaa
- the LOC128676832 gene encoding zinc finger protein ZFP2-like isoform X1: protein MYITSMKICRACLLTQQDMVALDEFCITNYNLLTNLQIELGDAMPQFFCQNCFNMIKVFADFREKAVTSETSLRKITEIAKPADWFTDEHNNSKNIKTEIWHSDDDRTEAFDNAVFSTEVFDNASCENDLDMKNQLLICALCKREFVDNVVFLEHLKEHKRGGKCKLCFDKVKITDLYAHSHAHTSMTNPEHNLETVREIKLEPSESEHFDTIAAIKGDTSQSTYVSIEKKERKAKRAATFKKDKKSKVSVKTADQALLACGLCKMLFDSRELLLQHLRTHQTSRGCSCHICHDIFDSWPQLFAHRMAHLPQKQWQCHLCKYTNSSQIAMEFHYKNLHYDGEDKSLKCKQCSRSYATPRKLNKHVTVVHREKKYICDYCSKGHQTKQHLASHILIHMDIKPYVCDVCGFSCKQQTGLANHKLRKHNPNAISCKLCSSVFADPAKFAKHNCNPTSVVCPHCGQEFSSRRSLTRHLQTHEREARYECARCPRRFRSRGALRVHCARHAGRRAHACLHCGQAFYHPSVLVKHTRIHTGEKPYVCKICHKGFTANNNLKVHMRVHGEYLIVKKNTTTAQGPNPFP from the exons ATGTATATTACAAGTATGAAAATATGCAGAGCCTGTTTACTTACACAACAAGATATGGTTGCCCTGGATGAGTTCtgtattacaaattacaacTTGCTGACCAATTTACAG aTCGAATTAGGTGATGCAATGCCACAATTTTTTTGCCAAAATTGCTTTAATATGATTAAGGTGTTTGCTGACTTCAGGGAAAAGGCAGTAACATCCGAAACATCCTTGAGAAAAATAACAGAG attgCCAAACCTGCGGACTGGTTTACTGATGAGCATAACaacagtaaaaatatcaaaactgAGATTTGGCATTCTGATGATGATAGAACTGAAGCTTTTGATAATGCAGTATTCTCTACTGAAG TATTTGATAATGCATCATGTGAAAATGATTTAGACATGAAAAACCAATTATTGATATGTG CGTTGTGTAAAAGAGAATTTGTTGATAATGTGGTATTTCTTGAGCATTTAAAAGAGCATAAAAGAGGtggtaaatgtaaattatgctTTGATAAAGTGAAAATTACCGATTTATATGCCCATAGCCATGCTCATACATCTATGACGAATCCAGAACAT aatttggAAACAGTacgagaaataaaattagaaccATCAGAGTCTGAACATTTCGATACAATTGCAGCAATCAAAGGAG ACACGTCTCAATCAACATATGTTTCGATTgaaaagaaggaaagaaaagCAAAACGTGCcgcaacatttaaaaaagataaaaaatctaaagtgTCAGTTAAAACTGCAGATCAAGCCTTGCTGGCTTGTG GTCTGTGCAAGATGCTTTTCGATAGCCGAGAGTTGCTGCTGCAGCACCTGCGCACGCACCAGACCTCGCGCGGCTGCAGCTGTCACATCTGCCACGATATCTTCGACAGCTGGCCGCAGCTGTTTGCCCACAG AATGGCTCATCTACCTCAGAAGCAATGGCAGTGCCATCTTTGCAAGTACACCAACAGTTCGCAAATCGCTATGGAGTTCCATTACAAGAATCTACATTACGACGGTGAA GACAAATCATTGAAATGTAAGCAATGTTCTCGATCGTACGCCACTCCCAGGAAACTGAACAAACATGTGACGGTGGTGCACCGTGAGAAGAAATACATTTGCGATTATTGTTCTAAAGG CCACCAGACTAAACAGCACTTGGCCTCACATATATTAATCCATATGGATATAAAACCTTACGTGTGTGATGTGTGTGGATTCTCCTGTAAACAACAAACCGGATTGGCG AATCACAAATTGAGGAAACACAACCCTAATGCAATATCATGTAAGTTGTGTAGTAGTGTGTTCGCGGACCCGGCGAAGTTCGCCAAACACAACTGCAACCCTACGAGTGTCGTGTGCCCTCACTGCGGGCAGGAGTTCAGCTCCAGAAGAAGT TTGACGCGGCACCTGCAGACGCACGAGCGCGAGGCGCGCTACGAATGCGCGCGCTGCCCGCGCCGCTTCCGGTCGCGCGGCGCGCTGCGCGTGCACTGCGCGCGCCACGCCGGCCGCCGCGCGCACGCCTGTCTTCATTGCGGCCAGGCCTTCTACCATCCCTCCGTGCTCGTCAAGCATACGAGGATCCACACCG GAGAAAAGCCATATGTATGCAAGATTTGCCATAAAGGATTTACAGCGAACAACAACCTCAAAGTGCACATGCGGGTACATGGCGAATATCTTATCGTTAAAAAGAACACGACGACGGCACAAGGACCAAATCCATTTCCGTAA
- the LOC128676832 gene encoding zinc finger protein ZFP2-like isoform X2 translates to MYITSMKICRACLLTQQDMVALDEFCITNYNLLTNLQIELGDAMPQFFCQNCFNMIKVFADFREKAVTSETSLRKITEIAKPADWFTDEHNNSKNIKTEIWHSDDDRTEAFDNAVFSTEVFDNASCENDLDMKNQLLICALCKREFVDNVVFLEHLKEHKRGGKCKLCFDKVKITDLYAHSHAHTSMTNPEHNLETVREIKLEPSESEHFDTIAAIKDTSQSTYVSIEKKERKAKRAATFKKDKKSKVSVKTADQALLACGLCKMLFDSRELLLQHLRTHQTSRGCSCHICHDIFDSWPQLFAHRMAHLPQKQWQCHLCKYTNSSQIAMEFHYKNLHYDGEDKSLKCKQCSRSYATPRKLNKHVTVVHREKKYICDYCSKGHQTKQHLASHILIHMDIKPYVCDVCGFSCKQQTGLANHKLRKHNPNAISCKLCSSVFADPAKFAKHNCNPTSVVCPHCGQEFSSRRSLTRHLQTHEREARYECARCPRRFRSRGALRVHCARHAGRRAHACLHCGQAFYHPSVLVKHTRIHTGEKPYVCKICHKGFTANNNLKVHMRVHGEYLIVKKNTTTAQGPNPFP, encoded by the exons ATGTATATTACAAGTATGAAAATATGCAGAGCCTGTTTACTTACACAACAAGATATGGTTGCCCTGGATGAGTTCtgtattacaaattacaacTTGCTGACCAATTTACAG aTCGAATTAGGTGATGCAATGCCACAATTTTTTTGCCAAAATTGCTTTAATATGATTAAGGTGTTTGCTGACTTCAGGGAAAAGGCAGTAACATCCGAAACATCCTTGAGAAAAATAACAGAG attgCCAAACCTGCGGACTGGTTTACTGATGAGCATAACaacagtaaaaatatcaaaactgAGATTTGGCATTCTGATGATGATAGAACTGAAGCTTTTGATAATGCAGTATTCTCTACTGAAG TATTTGATAATGCATCATGTGAAAATGATTTAGACATGAAAAACCAATTATTGATATGTG CGTTGTGTAAAAGAGAATTTGTTGATAATGTGGTATTTCTTGAGCATTTAAAAGAGCATAAAAGAGGtggtaaatgtaaattatgctTTGATAAAGTGAAAATTACCGATTTATATGCCCATAGCCATGCTCATACATCTATGACGAATCCAGAACAT aatttggAAACAGTacgagaaataaaattagaaccATCAGAGTCTGAACATTTCGATACAATTGCAGCAATCAA AGACACGTCTCAATCAACATATGTTTCGATTgaaaagaaggaaagaaaagCAAAACGTGCcgcaacatttaaaaaagataaaaaatctaaagtgTCAGTTAAAACTGCAGATCAAGCCTTGCTGGCTTGTG GTCTGTGCAAGATGCTTTTCGATAGCCGAGAGTTGCTGCTGCAGCACCTGCGCACGCACCAGACCTCGCGCGGCTGCAGCTGTCACATCTGCCACGATATCTTCGACAGCTGGCCGCAGCTGTTTGCCCACAG AATGGCTCATCTACCTCAGAAGCAATGGCAGTGCCATCTTTGCAAGTACACCAACAGTTCGCAAATCGCTATGGAGTTCCATTACAAGAATCTACATTACGACGGTGAA GACAAATCATTGAAATGTAAGCAATGTTCTCGATCGTACGCCACTCCCAGGAAACTGAACAAACATGTGACGGTGGTGCACCGTGAGAAGAAATACATTTGCGATTATTGTTCTAAAGG CCACCAGACTAAACAGCACTTGGCCTCACATATATTAATCCATATGGATATAAAACCTTACGTGTGTGATGTGTGTGGATTCTCCTGTAAACAACAAACCGGATTGGCG AATCACAAATTGAGGAAACACAACCCTAATGCAATATCATGTAAGTTGTGTAGTAGTGTGTTCGCGGACCCGGCGAAGTTCGCCAAACACAACTGCAACCCTACGAGTGTCGTGTGCCCTCACTGCGGGCAGGAGTTCAGCTCCAGAAGAAGT TTGACGCGGCACCTGCAGACGCACGAGCGCGAGGCGCGCTACGAATGCGCGCGCTGCCCGCGCCGCTTCCGGTCGCGCGGCGCGCTGCGCGTGCACTGCGCGCGCCACGCCGGCCGCCGCGCGCACGCCTGTCTTCATTGCGGCCAGGCCTTCTACCATCCCTCCGTGCTCGTCAAGCATACGAGGATCCACACCG GAGAAAAGCCATATGTATGCAAGATTTGCCATAAAGGATTTACAGCGAACAACAACCTCAAAGTGCACATGCGGGTACATGGCGAATATCTTATCGTTAAAAAGAACACGACGACGGCACAAGGACCAAATCCATTTCCGTAA
- the LOC128676833 gene encoding uncharacterized protein LOC128676833 has product MGRKKTIRGSERTMILKVLHFFEEEKLHGIAIPISQVEKRVCTATGISRRTLARIKNEEKEVLEKLRLSPQPGTSSEAPTETVKLPTPGKKRKQKKKLEIDDFMICAIKTKIESFYDVYKEVPTLKKILNVVKRDLNFPGQRETLRKIITESLGFKFKKCSKKRDVLIERPEIAAWRARYLRRLKENDDLGPEKKPVIFTDETWVHSHYTVNKCWQSQTVPGIRKNDSAGQRWIIVHAGGETGFVEGADLLYKCKSSKGDYHDEMDTENYTKWLTEKLIPNLPPNSIVVIDNAPYHSKQLNKPPTMAARKQDMQNWLSERNITFDPRMTKAELNYIIIRNRPEKEYLVDKLLEESGHEVLRLPPYQCDLNPIEYIWNLVKQRVADKNVDQSERQIEKLAREAIQSITQDDWKKEINHVDRLRKAYWEKQGLEDARELVINVNDDSDDSDLESHSDFERMSGIEELDSD; this is encoded by the exons ATGGGTAGGAAAAAAACTATCCGTGGGTCCGAAAGGACaatgatattaaaagtattacatttttttgaggAAGAAAAGTTGCATGGAATAGCTATTCCAATATCTCAAGTGGAAAAGCGAGTGTGTACGGCTACTGGCATTAGTCGACGCACATTGGCCAGAATAAAAAACGAGGAAAAAGAAGTTTTGGAGAAACTAAGGCTTTCACCACAGCCGGGTACGTCAAGCGAAGCCCCAACAGAGACAGTCAAATTACCCACTCCAGGGAAAAagcgaaaacaaaagaaaaagctgGAAATTGATGACTTCATGATTTgtgcaattaaaacaaaaattgaaagcTTTTATGACGTGTACAAAGAAGTGcctacattgaaaaaaattttaaacgttgTTAAGAGAGATCTTAACTTTCCTGGTCAAAGAGAGACCCTGCGAAAAATTATAACAGAAAGTTTgggatttaaattcaaaaagtgcTCCAAAAAACGAGACGTGCTCATAGAAAGACCTGAAATAGCAGCGTGGCGTGCACGTTACTTAAGAAGATTAAAAGAAAACGACGACTTGGGCCCGGAAAAAAAACCTGTTATTTTTACCGATGAAACATGGGTCCACTCGCATTACACTGTCAACAAGTGTTGGCAAAGTCAAACGGTCCCAGGCATAAGAAAAAACGATAGTGCTGGCCAACGCTGGATAATCGTTCACGCAG GAGGAGAGACTGGGTTCGTCGAAGGTGCAGacttattatacaaatgtaaaagtaGTAAAGGGGATTACCACGACGAAATGGACACAGAAAACTACACGAAATGGTTAACCGAAAAACTAATTCCAAATTTGCCACCTAACAGTATTGTTGTCATAGACAACGCGCCCTACCACAGCAAGCAATTAAATAAGCCTCCTACTATGGCCGCTCGTAAACAAGACATGCAGAATTGGCTGAGCGAGAGAAACATTACGTTTGACCCGCGAATGACAAAGGCTGagttgaattatattataattcgcAACCGACcggaaaaagaatatttagtgGACAAACTTTTAGAGGAGAGCGGTCACGAAGTCCTCAGACTTCCACCATATCAATGTGACCTCAATCCTATTGAGTACATTTGGAACCTGGTCAAACAAAGAGTCGCCGACAAGAATGTCGATCAGTCAGAGAGACAAATCGAAAAACTAGCCAGGGAAGCCATACAATCAATAACGCAAGACGAttggaaaaaagaaattaatcacGTGGACCGGTTACGGAAGGCGTACTGGGAAAAGCAAGGTTTAGAAGACGCAAGAGAGTTAGTCATAAATGTAAATGACGACAGCGATGACAGTGATTTGGAATCACATTCAGATTTTGAAAGAATGTCAGGGATTGAAGAATTAGATTCTGATTag